From a single Budorcas taxicolor isolate Tak-1 chromosome X, Takin1.1, whole genome shotgun sequence genomic region:
- the ZNF711 gene encoding zinc finger protein 711, with protein MDPGGGSLGLHTSDSRMAHTMIMQDFVAGMTGTAHIDGDHIVVSVPEAVLVSDVVTDGGITLDHGLAAEVVHGPDIITETDVVTEGVIVPEAVLEADVAIEEDLEEDDGDHILTSELITETVRVPEQVFVADLVTGPDGHLEHVVQDCVSGVDSPTMVSEEVLVTNSDTETVIQAAGGVPGSTVTIKTEDDDDDVKSTSEDYLMISLDDVGEKLEHMGNTPLKISSDGSQEDVKEDGFGSEVIKVYIFKAEAEDDVEIGGTEIVTESEYTNGHSVAGVLDQSRMQREKMVYMAVKDSSQEEDDISCAEIADEIYMEVIVGEEKGTFPETQLEDFDVNKTIVPIVWAAVYGDERRVSRRYEDCQSSGNTLDSTLENRSNTAAQYLQICDSINTNKVLKQKTKKRRRGEMRQWQTAVIIGPDGQPLTVYPCHICTKKFKSRGFLKRHMKNHPDHLMRKKYQCTDCDFTTNKKVSFHNHLESHKLINKVDKTHEFTEYTRRYREASPLSSNKLILRDKEPKMHKCKYCDYETAEQGLLNRHLLAVHSKNFPHVCVECGKGFRHPSELKKHMRTHTGEKPYQCQYCVFRCADQSNLKTHIKSKHGNNLPYKCEHCPQAFGDERELQRHLDLFQGHKTHQCPHCDHKSTNSSDLKRHIISVHTKDFPHKCEVCDKGFHRPSELKKHSDIHKGRKIHQCRHCDFKTSDPFILSGHILSVHTKDQSLKCKRCKRGFRQQNELKKHMKTHTGRKIYQCEYCEYSTTDASGFKRHVISIHTKDYPHRCEFCKKGFRRPSEKNQHIMRHHKEALI; from the exons ATGGATCCAGGTGGTGGAAGTCTTGGATTGCACACATCAGACTCTAGAATGGCCCATACCATGATTATGCAGGATTTTG TTGCTGGAATGACTGGTACTGCGCATATCGATGGAGACCATATTGTTGTTTCAGTTCCTGAGGCTGTATTAGTTTCTGATGTTGTCACAGATGGTGGGATAACTCTTGATCATGGCCTTGCAGCTGAAGTTGTCCATGGGCCTGATATCATCACTGAGACTGATGTAGTAACAGAAGGTGTAATTGTTCCTGAAGCTGTACTTGAGGCTGATGTTGCTATTGAAGAAGATTTAGAGGAAGATGATGGTGATCACATCTTGACGTCTGAGCTAATTACAGAAACTGTTAGAGTACCTGAGCAGGTTTTTGTGGCTGATCTTGTTACTGGTCCTGATGGACACTTGGAACATGTGGTCCAAGATTGTGTTTCAGGAGTTGACTCTCCCACAATGGTTTCAGAGGAGGTTCTTGTAACTAATTCAGATACAGAAACTGTGATTCAAGCAGCTGGTGGTGTTCCTGGTTCTACAGTTACTATTAAAactgaagatgatgatgatgatgtcaaGAGCACTTCTGAAGACTACTTAATGATATCTT TAGATGATGTTGGGGAAAAATTAGAGCATATGGGGAACACACCATTAAAAATCAGCAGTGATGGTTCACAAGAAGATGTTAAAGAAGATGGATTTGGTTCAGAAGTAATAaaagtgtatatatttaaagCCGAGGCTGAAGATGATGTTGAAATAG GTGGAACAGAAATTGTCACAGAGAGTGAGTACACCAATGGACATTCTGTAGCTGGAGTGCTTGACCAGAGCCGAATGCAGCGGGAGAAGATGGTTTACATGGCAGTTAAAGATTCTTCTCAAGAAGAAGATGatatca gTTGTGCTGAAATAGCAGATGAAATATACATGGAAGTCATTGtaggggaagagaaaggaactTTCCCTGAGACTCAACTTGAGGACTTTGATGTTAATAAAACAATTGTCCCTATTGTCTGGGCTGCGGTATATG gagatgaaagaagagTTTCTCGAAGGTATGAAGATTGTCAGTCATCAG gAAATACTTTAGACTCAACAttagaaaacagaagtaataCAGCAGCACAATACCTTCAAATCTGTGATAGCATTAACACAAATAAAGTACTTAAACAAAAAACcaagaagaggagaaggggagaaatgAGGCAGTGGCAAACAG ctgTTATAATAGGCCCTGATGGACAACCCCTGACAGTGTATCCTTGCCATATTTGCACAAAAAAGTTTAAATCCAGAGGATTCTTGAAAAGACACATGAAGAATCATCCTGAtcatttaatgagaaaaaaatatcagtgTACAGATTGTGACTTTACAACTAACAAGAAAGTGAGCTTCCATAACCATTTAGAAAGCCATAAGCTTATAAACAAAGTTGACAAAACCCATGAATTTACAGAATACACACGAAGATACAGAGAAGCTAGTCCATTGAGTTCAAATAAACTTATATTAAGAGACAAGGAGCCGAAGATGCACAAGTGCAAATACTGTGACTATGAAACTGCGGAACAAGGACTGTTAAACCGACATTTACTGGCTGTTCACAGCAAGAATTTTCCTCATGTTTGTGTTGAGTGTGGGAAGGGCTTTCGACATCCTTCTGAACTCAAGAAACATATGAGAACCCATACTGGTGAAAAGCCATATCAGTGTCAGTATTGTGTCTTCAGGTGTGCAGATCaatcaaatttgaaaactcacaTTAAGTCTAAGCATGGTAACAATTTACCATATAAATGTGAGCATTGTCCCCAAGCATTTGGTGATGAGAGAGAACTTCAACGCCATCTGGATTTGTTTCAAGGACATAAGACACACCAGTGTCCTCATTGTGACCATAAGAGCACCAACTCAAGTGACCTTAAGCGGCACATCATATCTGTCCACACTAAGGATTTTCCTCACAAATGTGAGGTCTGTGATAAAGGTTTCCATCGCCCTTCTGAGCTCAAAAAGCATAGTGATATCCATAAGGGTAGGAAGATTCATCAGTGTAGGCACTGTGACTTTAAAACATCAGATCCATTTATTCTTAGTGGTCATATCCTTTCAGTTCATACTAAGGATCAGTCATTGAAGTGTAAAAGGTGCAAAAGAGGGTTCAGACAACAAAATGAGCTCAAAAAGCATATGAAGACTCACACTGGAAGGAAGATTTACCAATGTGAGTATTGTGAATACAGCACCACAGATGCATCTGGCTTTAAACGACATGTGATATCAATACATACAAAAGACTACCCACACAGGTGTGAATTCTGCAAGAAGGGATTCCGACGACCATCAGAAAAAAATCAGCATATTATGAGACACCACAAGGAGGCTCTTATATAG